In a single window of the Serratia quinivorans genome:
- the rbsC_1 gene encoding Ribose transport system permease protein rbsC, which yields MSNVKIEKPLAGKAPLFAGLSGKMPKDTGIFIVMIGIALVFEILGWYIRDQSFLMNPNRLLLIVLQVAIIGIIAVGVTQVIITTGIDLSSGSLIALTAVVAASLAQTSDSISPMYPALLDLPAAIPIGAGIGVGIICGFINGFLITRTGIPPFIATLGMMVSARGLAQYYTQGNPVSFLSDGFTSIGQGAMPVIIFLVIAVIFHIALKHTRYGKYIYAIGGNMTSARVSGINVNKYLVTVYTIAGGLAGLAGVVLAARVSSGQSSMGMSYELDAIAAAVIGGSSLMGGVGRITGTLIGAVILGLIKSGFTFIGVDSYIQDIIKGVIIVAAVSIDMHRNRKKH from the coding sequence ATGAGTAATGTAAAAATCGAGAAGCCGCTTGCGGGTAAAGCGCCGCTGTTCGCTGGCCTGAGTGGCAAAATGCCGAAAGACACCGGCATCTTTATCGTGATGATCGGCATCGCGTTGGTGTTTGAAATTCTTGGCTGGTACATCCGCGACCAGTCCTTCCTGATGAACCCGAACCGCCTGCTGCTGATTGTGCTGCAGGTGGCGATTATCGGCATCATTGCGGTGGGGGTGACCCAGGTCATTATCACCACCGGCATCGATCTTTCCTCCGGTTCGCTGATAGCCCTGACGGCTGTGGTGGCGGCCAGTCTGGCGCAAACCTCGGACAGTATTTCACCGATGTACCCGGCGTTGCTCGACCTGCCGGCGGCGATCCCGATCGGCGCGGGGATCGGGGTGGGCATTATCTGCGGTTTCATCAACGGCTTCCTGATTACCCGCACCGGCATCCCACCGTTTATCGCAACTCTGGGCATGATGGTTTCGGCGCGTGGCCTGGCGCAGTATTACACCCAGGGTAACCCGGTCAGCTTCCTGTCCGACGGCTTTACCTCTATCGGCCAGGGCGCGATGCCGGTGATCATCTTCCTGGTGATTGCGGTGATCTTCCACATTGCGTTGAAACACACCCGTTACGGTAAGTACATCTACGCCATCGGCGGCAACATGACGTCGGCCAGAGTCTCCGGCATCAACGTCAATAAATACCTGGTGACGGTCTATACCATCGCCGGTGGCCTGGCAGGGCTGGCAGGTGTGGTATTGGCGGCGCGCGTCAGCAGCGGCCAGTCGAGCATGGGGATGTCTTACGAGCTGGATGCCATCGCCGCGGCGGTGATCGGCGGCAGCAGCCTGATGGGCGGCGTTGGGCGCATTACCGGCACATTGATTGGCGCGGTGATCCTCGGGCTGATTAAAAGCGGCTTCACCTTTATCGGCGTAGACTCCTATATTCAGGACATTATCAAAGGCGTGATTATCGTCGCCGCCGTGTCTATCGACATGCACCGTAACCGTAAAAAACACTGA
- the mglA_1 gene encoding Galactose/methyl galactoside import ATP-binding protein MglA gives MYPYVLEAEGISKQFPGVKALDKVSIKIKPGSVHALMGENGAGKSTLMKCLIGIYHPDEGTIKIKGQPVTFSDTLQALHSGISMIHQELNLVPYMTVAENIWLGREPAKLGFVNHDQLNKKTRELLARLNIKLKPETLVGELSIANQQMVEIAKAVSYNADVLIMDEPTSALTEGEVVHLFAIIRELRDQGKGIIYISHKMDEIFAITDEVSIFRDGTFIACDKTENLTKQSLITMMVGRELTQMFPKFNNNIGEEVLRVEGLRRADWFHDISFSVKRGEILGVAGLVGAGRSEVMESLFGMYPADGGSIFIEGKAAKVDSPSRAIELGLAFLTEDRKKSGLFLVLSVVENMSIVNLSEYIGKNGFVSHVQMAKDCMEQIKKLNIKTPTMDQIINNLSGGNQQKVLIARWLLAQPKILILDEPTRGIDVGAKAEIYRLISELANRGVAIILVSSELPEILGMSDRVMVMHGGRITGILDKEEADQEKILALASE, from the coding sequence ATGTATCCTTATGTTCTTGAGGCTGAAGGCATCAGTAAGCAGTTTCCCGGCGTGAAGGCGCTGGATAAAGTCTCAATTAAAATCAAGCCAGGCAGCGTACACGCATTAATGGGGGAAAACGGCGCGGGTAAATCCACGCTGATGAAATGTTTAATCGGTATTTATCACCCCGATGAAGGCACCATAAAAATAAAAGGCCAACCGGTGACCTTCAGCGACACGCTGCAGGCGCTGCATTCGGGGATTTCCATGATTCACCAGGAACTCAACCTGGTGCCTTATATGACGGTGGCGGAAAACATTTGGCTGGGGCGTGAGCCGGCAAAGCTGGGCTTTGTGAATCATGATCAACTGAACAAGAAAACCCGTGAGCTGCTGGCGCGGCTGAACATCAAGCTCAAGCCGGAGACGTTGGTCGGTGAACTGAGCATCGCTAATCAGCAAATGGTGGAGATCGCCAAGGCGGTTTCCTACAACGCGGACGTGCTGATCATGGACGAACCCACCTCGGCGCTGACCGAAGGCGAGGTGGTGCATCTGTTCGCCATCATTCGCGAACTGCGTGACCAGGGCAAAGGCATTATTTATATCAGCCACAAGATGGACGAGATTTTCGCCATTACCGATGAGGTGAGCATCTTCCGTGACGGCACCTTCATCGCCTGCGATAAAACCGAAAACCTGACCAAACAGTCGCTGATCACCATGATGGTGGGGCGTGAACTGACCCAGATGTTCCCCAAATTCAACAACAATATCGGCGAAGAAGTGCTGCGTGTCGAAGGGCTGCGGCGTGCCGACTGGTTCCACGATATCTCGTTCAGCGTCAAGCGCGGCGAGATCCTCGGTGTCGCCGGGCTGGTGGGGGCCGGTCGCAGCGAGGTGATGGAAAGCCTGTTCGGCATGTACCCGGCGGACGGCGGCAGCATTTTCATTGAGGGCAAGGCGGCGAAGGTCGATTCACCCTCGCGAGCGATTGAACTCGGGTTGGCGTTTCTCACCGAAGACCGCAAGAAGTCCGGGCTGTTTCTGGTGTTGTCGGTGGTCGAGAACATGAGCATCGTCAACCTGTCGGAGTACATCGGCAAGAACGGCTTTGTCAGTCATGTGCAAATGGCCAAGGACTGCATGGAGCAGATCAAAAAGCTCAACATCAAAACCCCGACCATGGATCAAATCATCAATAACCTGAGCGGTGGCAACCAGCAGAAGGTGCTGATTGCCCGTTGGCTGCTGGCCCAACCGAAAATATTGATCCTCGATGAGCCAACGCGCGGCATCGACGTGGGCGCGAAGGCGGAAATCTACCGCCTGATTAGCGAACTGGCGAACCGTGGCGTCGCCATTATTTTGGTGTCATCGGAATTACCGGAGATCCTCGGCATGAGCGACCGGGTGATGGTGATGCACGGCGGCCGTATTACCGGCATTTTGGATAAAGAAGAAGCGGATCAGGAAAAAATCCTGGCGCTGGCCTCTGAATAA
- the mglB_1 gene encoding D-galactose/ D-glucose-binding protein, giving the protein MKLKKLIVTSVLMCMLPASVLAKDIKIGVSMAYFDDNFLTILRQSMQSKMKQDGNVSGQFEDAKGDIAQQIQQIENFVSQGVDAIILNPVDTQGVKPMIKLAESAKIPLVFVNRRPEVTLPAGMAYVGSDSKLAGKLQMEELAKLMNGKGNVMILMGELSNEATRDRTRGVEEVAAKYPGIKILDKQTAKWGRKEAVDITTDWALTGQQIDAIASNNDEMAIGAILALKQAKKSGVLVAGVDGTPDALEYIKKGDLALSVFQDAKGQGEGAVQTAIQLVKGEKVESNVLIPYQLITKANYQEFADKNRK; this is encoded by the coding sequence ATGAAGCTGAAGAAACTGATCGTCACCTCGGTATTGATGTGCATGTTGCCGGCCAGCGTATTGGCCAAAGACATCAAAATCGGCGTTTCAATGGCTTATTTCGATGACAATTTCCTCACCATCCTGCGCCAGTCAATGCAGAGCAAAATGAAACAGGACGGCAACGTCAGCGGTCAATTTGAAGATGCAAAAGGGGATATCGCCCAGCAGATCCAACAGATTGAGAACTTTGTCAGCCAGGGCGTCGACGCCATCATCCTCAACCCGGTCGATACCCAGGGCGTGAAGCCGATGATCAAACTGGCGGAAAGCGCCAAGATCCCGCTGGTGTTCGTCAATCGCCGCCCTGAGGTCACGCTGCCTGCGGGCATGGCCTACGTAGGCTCAGACTCCAAACTGGCCGGCAAGCTGCAGATGGAAGAGTTGGCCAAGCTGATGAACGGCAAGGGCAACGTGATGATCCTGATGGGCGAACTGTCCAATGAAGCGACCCGCGACCGCACCCGTGGTGTGGAAGAAGTGGCGGCCAAGTATCCCGGCATCAAAATCCTCGACAAGCAAACCGCCAAGTGGGGCCGTAAAGAAGCCGTCGACATTACTACCGACTGGGCGCTGACCGGTCAGCAGATTGATGCCATCGCCTCCAACAATGACGAAATGGCGATTGGCGCGATCCTGGCACTGAAACAGGCGAAGAAAAGTGGCGTATTGGTGGCCGGCGTTGATGGCACTCCGGACGCACTGGAATACATCAAGAAGGGCGATCTGGCGCTGAGCGTATTCCAGGATGCCAAAGGGCAGGGTGAGGGCGCGGTGCAAACGGCCATTCAACTGGTGAAAGGCGAGAAGGTGGAAAGCAACGTACTGATCCCGTATCAGCTGATCACCAAGGCCAACTATCAAGAATTTGCCGACAAGAACAGAAAATAA
- the lsrF gene encoding Uncharacterized aldolase lsrF, whose translation MQLSSKVRMNRLFNNGKCLDVAIDHGIANEPDFLIGLEDIERVMDSLIVARPDAIQVNYGQADLLQRSAQRDKPALVMRTDVGNAYNAARHREMWAVLHNPEAPILAALQMDAAAVVVNLYLIPDEPGIFRQCVENIGRLRHACDRYAMPLMIEPLVMAPAGQGAAYGSLGDVEKMVPLVRLARELGADIIKADPTERVEDFHRIVEAARCPTLVRGGGKGELGAVLEKSAALMAQGASGMVYGRNVYQHSNPSKVVSALMAIIHQGASGQQGLEIYHQP comes from the coding sequence ATGCAGCTCAGCAGTAAGGTACGGATGAACCGGCTGTTTAATAACGGCAAATGCCTCGACGTGGCGATTGATCACGGCATCGCCAATGAGCCGGATTTTTTAATCGGTCTGGAAGACATTGAACGGGTGATGGACAGCCTGATCGTTGCCCGCCCCGATGCCATTCAGGTCAACTACGGTCAGGCGGATTTACTGCAACGCTCGGCACAACGCGATAAGCCGGCGCTGGTGATGCGTACCGACGTCGGCAATGCTTATAACGCCGCACGTCACCGTGAAATGTGGGCAGTGCTGCATAACCCAGAAGCGCCCATCCTCGCCGCACTGCAGATGGATGCGGCGGCGGTGGTGGTTAATCTGTATCTGATCCCCGATGAACCGGGCATTTTCCGCCAGTGCGTGGAGAATATTGGTCGTCTGCGTCATGCCTGCGACCGCTACGCCATGCCGCTGATGATCGAACCACTGGTGATGGCGCCGGCCGGCCAGGGCGCGGCCTACGGTTCGCTCGGTGACGTAGAAAAAATGGTGCCGTTAGTCCGGTTGGCGCGTGAACTGGGTGCCGACATCATCAAGGCCGACCCGACGGAGCGAGTAGAGGACTTCCACCGCATTGTGGAGGCGGCGCGCTGCCCAACGCTGGTGCGTGGCGGCGGTAAAGGCGAACTGGGCGCGGTACTGGAAAAATCCGCCGCCCTGATGGCGCAAGGGGCATCCGGTATGGTCTATGGCCGCAATGTCTATCAACACAGCAACCCATCAAAAGTGGTCAGCGCGTTAATGGCTATCATTCATCAGGGTGCCAGCGGCCAGCAAGGACTGGAAATCTACCATCAGCCCTGA